From one Halosimplex rubrum genomic stretch:
- a CDS encoding zinc ribbon domain-containing protein encodes MSHSTSGTVECPLCGEEFDPTAAGGWCTNSDCGEWQHEATAPETDDAGAETPDTDDAGAETPDTDDAPDATGDGTDSPDDPTPGAEVDEPAGEPAEAVSVAADDADTSAPDATDDTAGADSADSTDAESTAAAAEPSDTADGVAAAEADAGVDAPNGDRADSPDGDESEPTDSEAVNEASAGAVDDESGAGPDQGAAAADEGAADADAGTGEGGDLTCPDCGESVDAEDNFCANCGEDVSALEPGPLTECPDCGTEVEPDDNFCASCGEDLDAHRSGGETGDAADAAVDDGTATGDGTATDDGTATGDAGAGNAGSADGDDRTVERPGDADGEPASAGAEGAAVEAPESLVLVVRNREVQVWDGDTVGRTVRSIVMNTGGDEDDAVRIHREHVQFVREDGQFHLVALGQNPTVVDGESLDEGERVPVSPGDRIELSGVATLRVQAP; translated from the coding sequence ATGTCGCACAGCACGAGCGGGACGGTCGAGTGCCCCCTCTGCGGGGAGGAGTTCGACCCGACCGCCGCGGGGGGCTGGTGTACGAACTCGGACTGCGGGGAGTGGCAACACGAAGCGACCGCGCCCGAGACGGACGACGCCGGGGCCGAAACCCCGGACACGGACGACGCCGGGGCCGAAACCCCGGACACGGACGACGCGCCCGACGCGACCGGGGACGGGACCGACTCGCCGGACGATCCGACCCCCGGTGCCGAGGTCGACGAGCCGGCCGGGGAGCCGGCCGAGGCGGTCTCCGTTGCGGCCGACGACGCCGATACGAGCGCGCCCGACGCAACCGACGATACCGCCGGTGCCGACTCGGCCGACAGCACCGACGCGGAATCGACGGCGGCCGCGGCGGAGCCGTCCGACACGGCCGACGGCGTCGCGGCGGCCGAGGCCGACGCCGGCGTCGACGCGCCGAACGGCGACCGCGCCGATTCGCCGGACGGCGACGAGTCGGAACCGACCGACTCCGAGGCGGTTAACGAGGCCTCCGCTGGCGCGGTCGACGACGAGTCCGGGGCGGGACCCGACCAGGGGGCGGCCGCCGCCGACGAGGGAGCGGCCGATGCCGACGCCGGGACCGGCGAGGGGGGCGACCTCACCTGTCCGGACTGTGGCGAGTCGGTCGACGCCGAAGACAACTTCTGCGCCAACTGCGGCGAGGACGTGTCGGCGCTGGAGCCGGGGCCGCTGACGGAGTGTCCGGACTGCGGGACCGAAGTCGAACCGGACGACAACTTCTGTGCCTCGTGTGGCGAGGACCTCGACGCTCACCGTTCGGGCGGTGAGACCGGAGACGCCGCCGATGCGGCGGTCGACGACGGCACGGCGACCGGTGACGGCACGGCGACCGACGACGGCACAGCGACCGGTGACGCGGGGGCCGGCAACGCCGGGAGCGCCGACGGCGACGACCGGACGGTCGAGCGACCGGGAGACGCCGACGGCGAGCCGGCGTCGGCCGGAGCCGAGGGAGCGGCGGTCGAGGCGCCGGAATCGCTGGTGCTGGTCGTGCGCAACCGCGAGGTTCAAGTGTGGGACGGGGATACGGTCGGTCGAACCGTCCGGAGTATCGTGATGAACACCGGCGGCGACGAGGACGACGCGGTGCGCATCCACCGCGAACACGTGCAGTTCGTCCGCGAGGACGGGCAGTTCCACCTCGTCGCGCTCGGGCAGAACCCGACGGTCGTCGACGGCGAGTCGCTCGACGAGGGCGAGCGCGTCCCCGTCTCGCCGGGCGACCGGATCGAACTCTCCGGCGTCGCGACGCTGCGCGTCCAGGCCCCCTGA
- a CDS encoding PP2C family protein-serine/threonine phosphatase, with the protein MDYATHYDVGDRKRDGGINEDSVAVSVFEQGHRAGFRGYDRDDADGDETGDSDEEGREPEAGDADAESDESAPDDRRDEPRDRDGADRDRDNRSAAVFALADGAGGHDAGDAASYIATTAVCEHLAGTAVAAARSDPEGFDVAVDDPLAAPPRDGEMESAVAEAVVAAHREVLAYAADAGEQAHATVVAGVCVGGRCHYGWVGDSRAYVVNAARDEILPLTTDHAVVQRLREAGEIDDVEALVHPRGNEITRALGGSGRGDPQTATVDVETATVPLYREDVLLVTSDGLLDAQTEAAKLYEWYVDAGRDDEMAAVVRDRAVTDGEIREAVLSAPSLADAAERLVDLANDRGGKDNLSTVLLHDGTLPPTPTDPPARAAGAEQSVEERETRMQ; encoded by the coding sequence ATGGATTACGCAACGCACTACGACGTGGGGGACCGCAAGCGCGACGGGGGGATCAACGAGGACAGCGTCGCGGTCTCCGTGTTCGAACAGGGCCACCGCGCGGGCTTTCGCGGCTACGACCGCGACGACGCCGACGGTGACGAAACGGGCGACTCCGACGAGGAGGGGCGCGAACCGGAGGCCGGTGACGCCGACGCCGAGTCCGACGAGTCGGCCCCCGACGACCGGCGCGACGAACCGCGGGACCGCGACGGGGCAGACCGCGATCGCGACAACCGGAGCGCGGCGGTGTTCGCGCTCGCCGACGGCGCCGGGGGTCACGACGCCGGCGACGCCGCCTCCTACATCGCGACGACGGCCGTCTGCGAGCACCTCGCGGGCACGGCCGTCGCCGCCGCGCGCAGCGACCCGGAGGGGTTCGACGTGGCCGTCGACGACCCGCTGGCGGCCCCGCCGCGGGACGGAGAGATGGAATCGGCGGTCGCCGAGGCGGTCGTCGCCGCTCACCGCGAGGTGCTGGCGTACGCCGCCGACGCGGGCGAGCAGGCCCACGCGACCGTCGTCGCCGGCGTCTGCGTCGGCGGCCGCTGTCACTACGGGTGGGTCGGCGACAGCCGCGCCTACGTCGTCAACGCCGCGCGCGACGAGATCCTGCCGCTCACCACGGACCACGCGGTCGTCCAGCGACTGCGCGAGGCCGGCGAGATCGACGACGTGGAGGCGCTGGTCCACCCGCGGGGCAACGAGATCACTCGCGCCCTCGGCGGGAGCGGCCGCGGGGACCCCCAGACGGCGACCGTCGACGTGGAGACGGCGACCGTCCCGCTCTACCGCGAGGACGTGTTGCTCGTCACGAGCGACGGCCTGCTGGACGCCCAGACGGAGGCGGCGAAGCTCTACGAGTGGTACGTCGACGCCGGCCGCGACGACGAGATGGCCGCCGTGGTCCGCGACCGCGCGGTCACCGACGGGGAGATCCGCGAGGCGGTGCTGTCGGCGCCGTCGCTGGCCGACGCGGCCGAGCGGCTGGTCGACCTGGCCAACGACCGCGGCGGCAAGGACAATCTCTCGACGGTCCTGCTCCACGACGGGACGCTCCCGCCGACGCCGACCGACCCGCCCGCTCGGGCGGCGGGCGCCGAGCAGTCGGTGGAGGAACGCGAGACGCGAATGCAATGA
- a CDS encoding serine/threonine protein kinase, which yields MTAAPTGGDLVVGRYEVGEVVGEGGFAKVFDAVDTETGEAVALKYPNYAGSQNDRDIVRTYFQKEAETLAAIRDAGGHPNIMSLREVAEDGDGTSVLVVELVDGYELDDAIRRTGPLDDIDQVRQIGIDLCDAMSFLHENEIVYRDLKPDNVMITHRGGTVTPVLIDFNTATGFDTGAEAADQTTIVGPYKPREVAEADATEARQGPWSDVYSVGKILLYLLKGTVPRKDGVDPRDFGAECEPYLAAIVEKATASDYEERYRNATAMKRVLEARDPSPPPSATVRYTQAGERYTVYPGDTIGRRYADGPRSSVVIEDEEEYISTVQVQFDTDADGEWFIRDRSLNGTYVQTGGGWQRVLSEAGRERLEQSGEDATDAEGNVPPELYGLREGDLIALVHPSYGVTFEFSTA from the coding sequence ATGACGGCCGCGCCGACGGGGGGCGACCTGGTCGTCGGCCGCTACGAGGTCGGCGAGGTGGTCGGCGAGGGCGGGTTCGCGAAGGTGTTCGACGCCGTCGACACCGAGACCGGCGAGGCCGTCGCGCTCAAGTACCCCAACTACGCGGGCAGCCAGAACGACCGCGACATCGTCCGGACCTACTTCCAGAAGGAGGCCGAGACGCTGGCGGCCATCCGCGATGCGGGCGGCCACCCCAACATCATGTCGCTGCGCGAGGTCGCCGAGGACGGGGACGGTACCTCGGTCCTCGTCGTGGAACTCGTCGACGGCTACGAGCTCGACGACGCCATCCGGCGGACCGGCCCGCTCGACGACATCGACCAGGTGCGACAGATCGGGATCGACCTCTGTGACGCGATGAGTTTCCTCCACGAGAACGAGATCGTCTACCGCGATCTGAAGCCCGACAACGTGATGATCACCCACCGCGGGGGGACGGTGACGCCGGTGCTCATCGACTTCAACACGGCGACGGGGTTCGATACGGGAGCGGAGGCGGCCGACCAGACGACCATCGTCGGCCCGTACAAACCGCGGGAGGTCGCCGAGGCCGACGCGACGGAGGCCCGCCAGGGCCCGTGGTCGGACGTCTACTCCGTCGGGAAGATCCTCCTCTACCTGCTGAAGGGGACGGTCCCGCGCAAGGACGGGGTCGACCCGCGCGACTTCGGCGCCGAGTGCGAGCCGTATCTCGCGGCCATCGTCGAGAAGGCGACCGCGAGCGACTACGAGGAGCGCTACCGCAACGCGACGGCGATGAAGCGCGTCCTCGAGGCGCGGGACCCGAGCCCGCCGCCGTCGGCGACGGTCCGCTACACGCAGGCGGGCGAACGATACACGGTCTACCCGGGCGACACCATCGGCCGGCGCTACGCCGACGGCCCGCGGTCGTCGGTCGTGATCGAGGACGAGGAGGAGTACATCTCGACGGTGCAGGTGCAGTTCGACACGGACGCCGACGGCGAGTGGTTCATCCGCGACCGGAGCCTCAACGGGACCTACGTCCAGACGGGCGGCGGGTGGCAGCGCGTGCTCAGCGAGGCCGGTCGCGAGCGCCTGGAGCAGTCGGGCGAAGACGCGACCGACGCGGAGGGGAACGTGCCGCCGGAACTGTACGGGCTGCGCGAGGGCGACCTGATCGCCCTCGTCCACCCGAGCTACGGCGTCACCTTCGAGTTCAGTACGGCATAA
- a CDS encoding vWA domain-containing protein has protein sequence MVAIETDVNRPYVPADGATLTATVDVEPGTGSGSRERHILLCLDTSGSMDGAKLDQAREGASWVFGLLEPDDYVGIVAFDSDAEVVMRPQRWGDTAREDAMHRVEQLSAGGGTDMYDGLDSARAALDSLGYRPETDDAVRRVLLLSDGKDNNHDPADFRELAADIDGSGIRVLSAGIGTDYDEETIRTLGTTARGEWTHLESPGDIESFFGDAVEQAQSVVATEASLELDAAAGVEVSEVYRALPQAQEVDVNWSGNAATVPLPDLAERESQRVVLKVHAPTREELGARSLVDVTLTASGERASDRIAAEYTDDNAALAEHNESVSLDHRQTVVRTELGKGNVAAAETEVEKMTRIHGEDTAVVEEAQRQTRLVDEGGRNERESATRIVDDSRIE, from the coding sequence ATGGTAGCAATCGAGACCGACGTCAACCGGCCGTACGTGCCCGCCGACGGGGCGACGCTGACGGCGACGGTCGACGTCGAACCGGGGACGGGGAGCGGGTCCCGCGAGCGGCATATCCTCCTCTGTCTGGACACGAGCGGCTCGATGGACGGGGCGAAACTCGACCAGGCCCGGGAGGGCGCCTCGTGGGTGTTCGGCCTCCTCGAACCCGACGACTACGTCGGCATCGTGGCGTTCGACTCCGACGCCGAGGTCGTCATGCGCCCCCAGCGGTGGGGCGACACCGCCCGCGAAGACGCCATGCATCGCGTCGAGCAACTGAGCGCCGGCGGGGGGACCGACATGTACGACGGCCTCGACTCGGCCCGGGCCGCGCTGGACTCGCTGGGGTACCGCCCGGAGACCGACGACGCCGTCCGCCGGGTCCTGCTGCTGTCGGACGGCAAGGACAACAACCACGACCCCGCCGACTTCCGCGAGCTCGCTGCCGACATCGACGGGTCGGGCATCAGGGTTCTCTCGGCGGGTATCGGCACCGACTACGACGAGGAGACCATCCGCACGCTCGGGACGACCGCCCGCGGCGAGTGGACCCACCTCGAATCGCCCGGCGACATCGAATCGTTCTTCGGCGACGCCGTCGAGCAGGCCCAGTCCGTCGTCGCGACGGAGGCCAGCCTCGAACTCGACGCCGCCGCCGGCGTCGAGGTGAGCGAGGTGTACCGCGCGCTCCCGCAGGCCCAGGAGGTCGACGTGAACTGGTCGGGCAACGCCGCGACGGTTCCGCTCCCGGACCTGGCCGAGCGCGAGAGCCAGCGCGTCGTCCTGAAAGTCCACGCGCCCACACGCGAGGAACTCGGCGCGCGCTCGCTGGTCGACGTGACGCTCACGGCGTCGGGCGAGCGGGCGAGCGACCGGATCGCCGCCGAGTACACCGACGACAACGCCGCCCTCGCCGAGCACAACGAGTCGGTGTCGCTCGACCACCGCCAGACGGTCGTCCGCACGGAGCTCGGGAAGGGCAACGTCGCGGCCGCCGAGACCGAAGTCGAGAAGATGACCCGGATCCACGGCGAGGACACGGCCGTCGTCGAGGAGGCCCAGCGACAGACCCGGCTCGTCGACGAGGGCGGTCGCAACGAACGCGAGAGCGCCACCAGGATCGTCGACGACTCCCGGATAGAATGA
- a CDS encoding ABC transporter ATP-binding protein gives MSAVEIDGLTKRYGDVTAVSELSLSVERGEVFGLLGPNGAGKSTTINVLLGFLDPTAGSVRVLGTDVTEDLQRVKRRVGLLPEAFEPVPNLTGREHVAAAIETKGADDDPDALLDRVGLDPEDARRPADDYSTGMFQRMALAVALVGDPDLLVLDEPSSGLDPNGVQLVRDIVREEAERGATVLFSSHILDEVERVSDRVAILRDGELAAVNSVENLRAELGMGSVVSATVDAVPDLEAVAAVDGVTDVTVDGPTVRVGCATPRAKMPALRRLDDRATVEDVTVEESSLEDLFEAYTTDRPEAGGGDAGTGAGKGVAPGSAPDTATAGGDRQ, from the coding sequence ATGAGCGCGGTCGAGATAGACGGCCTCACGAAGCGCTACGGCGACGTGACCGCGGTCTCGGAGCTGTCGCTGTCGGTCGAGCGGGGCGAGGTGTTCGGCCTCCTCGGCCCGAACGGCGCCGGGAAGTCGACGACGATCAACGTCCTCCTGGGCTTTCTCGACCCGACCGCGGGGTCGGTCCGGGTCCTCGGGACGGACGTGACCGAGGACCTCCAGCGAGTCAAGCGGCGGGTCGGGCTGCTCCCGGAGGCGTTCGAGCCGGTGCCGAACCTCACCGGTCGCGAACACGTCGCGGCGGCGATCGAGACCAAGGGAGCCGACGACGACCCGGACGCCCTCCTCGACCGCGTGGGGCTGGACCCGGAGGACGCCCGGCGGCCGGCCGACGACTACTCGACGGGCATGTTCCAGCGGATGGCGCTGGCGGTCGCGCTCGTGGGCGACCCGGATCTCCTGGTGCTCGACGAACCCTCCTCGGGGCTGGACCCCAACGGCGTCCAGCTGGTCCGCGACATCGTCCGCGAGGAGGCCGAGCGCGGCGCGACCGTCCTCTTCTCCTCGCACATCCTCGACGAGGTCGAGCGGGTCTCCGACCGGGTCGCCATCCTCCGGGACGGCGAGCTGGCCGCGGTCAACTCCGTGGAGAACCTCCGGGCCGAGCTGGGGATGGGGAGCGTCGTCTCGGCGACCGTCGACGCGGTGCCCGACCTCGAGGCCGTCGCCGCGGTCGACGGCGTCACCGACGTGACCGTCGACGGTCCGACCGTCCGGGTCGGTTGTGCGACGCCGCGCGCGAAGATGCCCGCGCTCCGCCGGCTCGACGACCGCGCGACCGTCGAAGACGTGACCGTCGAGGAGTCGTCGCTGGAGGACCTGTTCGAGGCCTACACGACCGACCGGCCCGAGGCCGGGGGCGGCGATGCCGGAACGGGCGCCGGAAAGGGGGTCGCCCCCGGGTCGGCCCCCGACACCGCGACCGCGGGCGGTGACCGCCAGTGA
- a CDS encoding ABC transporter permease, translating into MSSATVARTDFRSIRRSYAVVGVVGTFAAIVALAFLGSSEVHPHPVRTTFGLSALIAWVFPLLLAPLTYLAVAGDRDRGSITYYLGLPNTRADYFGGKYATRAAVGAATVVMGVAAAFAVALATYEHAPDLGRFLVLGALSTLFTLAMVGIFVAVSASVATRSRAMIGVLLAYFVLSPFWIGPLPALNLGTVLDAVASLPGVAIPESTRALVGALSPAGAYFNTLPELVWAGAPGQYESLAQFSDTPDYLGYEPWFNVLVMAVWAVGAPLVGYLRFRSAELG; encoded by the coding sequence GTGAGCTCCGCCACCGTCGCCCGGACGGACTTCCGGAGCATCCGGCGCTCGTACGCCGTCGTCGGCGTCGTCGGGACGTTCGCCGCGATCGTCGCCCTGGCGTTCCTGGGGTCGAGCGAGGTCCACCCCCATCCGGTCCGGACGACCTTCGGCCTCTCGGCGCTGATCGCGTGGGTGTTCCCGCTGCTGCTCGCGCCGCTGACCTACCTCGCCGTCGCCGGTGACCGCGACCGCGGGTCGATAACCTACTACCTGGGACTGCCCAACACCCGCGCGGACTACTTCGGTGGCAAGTACGCCACCCGCGCGGCCGTCGGCGCCGCGACGGTGGTCATGGGTGTGGCCGCCGCCTTCGCCGTCGCGCTGGCGACCTACGAGCACGCGCCCGACCTCGGCCGATTCCTCGTTCTCGGCGCGCTCTCGACGCTGTTCACCCTCGCGATGGTCGGCATCTTCGTCGCCGTCTCCGCGTCGGTCGCCACCCGCTCGCGGGCGATGATCGGCGTCCTCCTGGCGTACTTCGTCCTCTCGCCGTTCTGGATCGGGCCGCTGCCTGCCCTGAACCTCGGGACCGTCCTCGACGCCGTCGCGTCGCTCCCCGGCGTGGCGATCCCGGAGTCGACCCGCGCGCTCGTCGGCGCGCTCTCCCCCGCTGGCGCGTACTTCAACACCCTCCCGGAACTCGTTTGGGCGGGCGCGCCCGGCCAGTACGAGTCCCTCGCGCAGTTCTCGGACACGCCCGACTACCTGGGCTACGAGCCGTGGTTCAACGTGCTCGTGATGGCCGTCTGGGCCGTCGGCGCCCCGCTGGTCGGCTACCTCCGGTTCCGCTCGGCGGAACTGGGATAG
- a CDS encoding winged helix-turn-helix domain-containing protein, protein MDFDKLVHQPTRLQIFAYLYRHGETSFPDLKEALDVTEGNLASHIGKMEDADCVAVEKQFVDRKPQTTYELTDRGRETFEAHIGTLEALIDDLNE, encoded by the coding sequence ATGGACTTCGACAAACTCGTCCACCAGCCGACGCGACTCCAGATCTTCGCCTACCTCTACCGCCACGGCGAGACGAGTTTCCCCGACCTGAAGGAGGCCCTGGACGTGACCGAGGGTAACCTCGCCAGCCACATCGGGAAGATGGAGGACGCCGACTGCGTCGCCGTCGAGAAACAGTTCGTCGACCGCAAACCGCAGACCACCTACGAGCTCACCGACCGCGGCCGCGAGACGTTCGAAGCACACATCGGAACGCTCGAAGCGCTGATCGACGACCTGAACGAGTGA
- a CDS encoding Rieske (2Fe-2S) protein — MATESTDGPEGYEAAADLPTLREEGRAVTTVGGHSVALFHHEGEVYGVDNRCPHMGFPLAKGSVEDGLLTCHWHHARFELSCGDTFDIWADDVQTFPTAIRDGTVYVDPDPEQDVAPEVHWRNRLVDGMAETLSLVLAKSAIHLDHHGEGFTTPLETAVDFGTKYRADGWGRGLTTLGAMANLYGQVDRDEKRRAMFVGAREVAANCAGEPPRFDQYALGNEDLGKERLKSWFRETCEVRDSDGAERCLRAATATLPPEDLVEVLVAAATDHLYMNGSHTVDFVNKAFETLDHVGWERAPDVLASTVDAITDGSRAEETSSWRQPVDVSQLCFDAADDIPDLAAAGAGKSWARPDGFVDRLLGDDPHAIDEALRDAIREGATTEQLAHAVAVAALRRVAGFATSNEFGDWNTVHHTFSFANAVEQLAGRTDADDLYRACWQGAMSVYLDRFLNRPAAPLPEVGAGEGDDPAELRERLLETFDEQGRVDEAGRIVGRHFDAGGDPEALKRTMAEGLLREDAGFHTLQNVEAGFAQFEAAERDRERRLALVAPGRYMAAHFPTRREAEQTFTIAERLYRGEAIHEGAAD; from the coding sequence ATGGCAACGGAGTCCACGGACGGGCCGGAGGGGTACGAGGCGGCCGCCGACCTGCCGACCCTGCGAGAGGAGGGGCGCGCGGTGACGACCGTCGGCGGCCACAGCGTCGCCCTCTTTCATCACGAGGGAGAGGTGTACGGGGTCGACAACCGCTGTCCGCACATGGGGTTCCCGCTCGCGAAGGGGAGCGTCGAGGACGGCCTGCTCACCTGTCACTGGCACCACGCGCGGTTCGAACTGTCCTGCGGGGACACCTTCGATATCTGGGCCGACGACGTGCAGACGTTCCCGACGGCGATCCGGGACGGCACGGTGTACGTCGACCCCGACCCCGAGCAGGACGTGGCACCGGAAGTCCACTGGCGCAACCGGCTGGTCGACGGCATGGCCGAGACCCTCTCGCTCGTGCTCGCCAAGAGCGCGATCCACCTCGACCACCACGGGGAAGGGTTCACGACGCCGCTGGAGACGGCGGTCGACTTCGGGACGAAGTATCGGGCGGACGGCTGGGGGCGGGGGCTGACGACGCTGGGTGCGATGGCGAACCTCTACGGCCAGGTCGACCGCGACGAGAAGCGACGGGCGATGTTCGTCGGCGCCCGCGAGGTGGCGGCAAACTGCGCGGGCGAACCCCCCAGGTTCGACCAGTACGCGCTGGGCAACGAGGACCTCGGCAAGGAGCGACTCAAGTCGTGGTTCCGCGAGACCTGCGAGGTCCGCGACAGCGACGGCGCCGAGCGCTGCCTGCGGGCGGCGACCGCGACGCTCCCTCCGGAAGACCTCGTGGAGGTCCTCGTCGCCGCCGCGACCGACCACCTCTACATGAACGGCAGTCACACGGTCGACTTCGTCAACAAAGCGTTCGAGACGCTCGACCACGTCGGCTGGGAGCGGGCGCCGGACGTGCTCGCCTCGACGGTCGACGCGATCACGGACGGCTCCCGGGCGGAGGAGACCAGTTCCTGGCGCCAGCCGGTCGACGTGTCGCAACTCTGTTTCGACGCCGCCGACGACATCCCCGACCTGGCCGCGGCGGGCGCCGGGAAGTCCTGGGCTCGACCCGACGGCTTCGTCGACCGGCTGCTGGGCGACGACCCCCACGCCATCGACGAGGCGCTCCGTGACGCCATCCGCGAGGGTGCGACGACCGAGCAGCTGGCCCACGCCGTCGCCGTGGCGGCGCTCCGGCGGGTCGCGGGGTTCGCGACCAGCAACGAGTTCGGCGACTGGAACACGGTCCATCACACGTTCTCCTTTGCCAACGCGGTCGAGCAACTGGCGGGTCGCACCGACGCCGACGACCTCTATCGGGCCTGCTGGCAGGGGGCGATGTCGGTGTATCTGGACCGCTTTCTCAACCGACCGGCGGCGCCGCTGCCGGAAGTCGGCGCCGGCGAGGGCGACGACCCCGCGGAACTGCGCGAGCGCCTGCTGGAGACGTTCGACGAGCAGGGTCGCGTCGACGAGGCCGGACGGATCGTCGGTCGTCACTTCGACGCCGGCGGCGACCCCGAGGCCCTGAAACGGACGATGGCCGAGGGGCTCCTGCGGGAGGACGCCGGCTTCCACACCCTCCAGAACGTCGAGGCCGGGTTCGCGCAGTTCGAGGCCGCCGAGCGCGACCGCGAGCGCCGACTCGCCCTGGTCGCGCCTGGCAGGTACATGGCCGCGCACTTCCCGACCAGGCGGGAGGCCGAACAGACGTTCACCATCGCCGAGCGGCTGTATCGCGGCGAGGCGATCCACGAGGGCGCGGCCGACTGA
- a CDS encoding DUF5789 family protein, with translation MPDDRAGRDKQARDEENRQRMRAMLEELERGDETEPPIEEGELEDLDAELETVEFPATGLELVEAVGSHEVESAEGTRDLAELLPRSEREAYDSPEAVRARVQRPTVAAAMRRIVEAADELRSAEFGSSQREGYERTFRELKAIDAVDDDEGIPVVADWVVERIREKETLPGSRDVRRRAAKFCRSNGYEVRNDEWLGV, from the coding sequence ATGCCAGACGACAGAGCGGGGAGAGACAAACAGGCCCGAGACGAGGAGAACCGACAGCGGATGCGAGCGATGCTGGAGGAACTCGAACGCGGCGACGAGACGGAGCCGCCGATCGAGGAGGGAGAACTAGAGGATCTCGACGCGGAACTCGAGACCGTCGAGTTCCCGGCGACGGGGCTGGAACTCGTCGAGGCGGTCGGCTCCCACGAGGTCGAGTCCGCGGAGGGGACCCGCGACCTGGCGGAGCTGCTCCCGCGCTCGGAGCGCGAGGCGTACGACTCGCCCGAGGCGGTCCGCGCGCGCGTCCAGCGCCCGACGGTCGCCGCGGCGATGCGACGGATCGTCGAGGCGGCCGACGAACTCCGGAGCGCCGAGTTCGGGAGTTCCCAGCGCGAGGGGTACGAGCGGACCTTCCGGGAGCTCAAGGCGATCGACGCCGTCGACGACGACGAGGGGATCCCGGTCGTCGCCGACTGGGTCGTCGAGCGCATCCGCGAGAAGGAGACGCTCCCGGGCTCGCGCGACGTGCGCCGGCGGGCGGCGAAGTTCTGCCGGTCGAACGGCTACGAGGTCCGCAACGACGAGTGGCTCGGCGTGTGA
- a CDS encoding cupin domain-containing protein: protein MERVAFDDAGETTDGPTTDIDRRGLSGPLETDGVAINRYRVPPGEGLPSGLHAHADQEEVFVVLDGTATFETLPGREPDTEGGDPRTGREVTVEAGEAVRFAPGEYQSGYNRGSDDLVALAVGAPRETADVRVPVRCPDCGEADFALDAGGDTLAFRCPDCDAERVPAPCPDCGSGAMTLTLDDDGAVVAACEGCTSTFGEPPYRR from the coding sequence ATGGAACGCGTCGCGTTCGACGACGCCGGCGAGACGACCGACGGACCGACGACCGACATCGACCGCCGCGGGTTGTCCGGCCCGCTCGAAACGGACGGCGTCGCGATCAACCGCTACCGCGTCCCGCCCGGGGAGGGGCTCCCCAGCGGGCTCCACGCTCACGCCGACCAGGAGGAGGTCTTCGTCGTCCTCGACGGCACCGCGACCTTCGAGACGTTGCCCGGTCGCGAGCCCGACACTGAGGGCGGCGACCCACGGACCGGTCGCGAGGTCACCGTCGAGGCGGGCGAGGCGGTCCGGTTCGCGCCCGGCGAGTACCAGTCGGGGTACAACCGCGGGAGCGACGACCTGGTGGCGCTCGCGGTCGGCGCGCCCCGCGAGACCGCGGACGTTCGCGTCCCCGTCCGCTGTCCCGACTGCGGCGAGGCCGACTTCGCGCTCGACGCCGGGGGCGACACGCTCGCCTTTCGCTGCCCGGACTGCGACGCCGAACGCGTCCCCGCGCCCTGTCCCGACTGCGGGAGCGGCGCGATGACGCTGACGCTCGACGACGACGGTGCGGTCGTCGCGGCCTGTGAGGGCTGTACGTCGACGTTCGGCGAGCCGCCGTATCGGCGGTGA